In Pseudomonadota bacterium, the genomic window CAATGTTTCTGTTGGCAAACCGTCCTTTGCAAACACGGTTTTGGGCAACAAATCCGCAAGGGGTTGGAATGCCAATCCTGTGAAGGACAATCCGGCTAATTTTAGAAAACTTCTCCTATCCATCCTTCCTCTTTTGTTCATAATTCACAGCTACTTCAGTGAATAGTCAAAGGCATTAACTGTTCACTTACGACTATTCACTATTCACTACCTTCTTAGCATACGCCTGCGGCACATTATGGCAATCCCAGCAAACAGGTTTTACACCTGCATAGTCGTGGCACCTGTCGCAGAATTCAGCCTTGCTTGAATGACAGCCCATGCACGTACCTGTGAGACTTATTGTATAGGTCTTTCCGTCACGGCCCGTGTATGATTTTGTGCTTTCTCTGACTGCAACCTTTTTCCAGTAATTCAATAAATCCATGTGCCTGGCTTTCATATACTGCGCATCTTCTACACATTGTCTCGCATCTGTTGCTACCTTCAGATCAGGCACATATCCTGCCCTTCCGGTAAAGGCATTATACCAGAAAGGGCTCAGCATTATTATGAGAAATAGGATAATACCGGTGATTATCTTCCCTGTATCATACATCAATATTCATCCTTAGTCTTTTCACTCTTTACTCCAGAGGTTCTCCCCGCAGGTTTGTCGTCCTTTCCTTTTCTCCTTTCATAATAAGGGCGTTCCCCACAAGTTCATGGACACCACAGACTTCCACACCCGGCACCCAGTATTCAAGCAGCGGCGGCAAAGAAGCCTTGTCTATTGCACACATACAGGCAAGCATATTTACATCGTGCTTTTCCCTTACATATTTCACAGCATTTGCCCTTGGGAAGCCCCCTCTTAATCTCATCTCGATATTTTCATCCGCACCGAGACCGGCTCCGCTTCCACAGCAAAATGTCCGTTCCCTGATTGTGTTTTCCGGCATCTCGTAAAAAGCATTGCAGACATTGTTGATAATATATCTGGGTTCCTCAAAAAGACCCATACTCCGTGCAGGGTTACATGAATCGTGAAAGGTGATCCTGTGTTTGTCGTTCCGGCTTTTATCGAACCTCAGCTTGTTGTGGTATATCAGGTCGGCAGTAAATTCCGCTATATGCACCATTTTGGCAGATTTTGCATTCTCGAATTTTGTTCCGGTAATCGGCGATTTCGGCTCTTCCATAAAATTGGCAGGACCGTTAAATGTATCCATGTACTGGTGTATCACCCTCCACATATGCCCGCACTCACCGCCAAGAATCCATTTGACCTTTAACCTCTTTGCCTCCTCGTAAATCTTGGCATTGAGCCTCTTTGCCAGTTCAGATGAGTGAAAAAGGCCGAAGTTGCCCCCTTCCGAGGCAAAAGCGCTCCATGTATAGTCAAGCCCTATTTCATGGAACAGCATAAGGTAACCCAGAAAGGTAAACCAGTGCGGACTGGCAAAATAATCGGCAGAAGGGGCAACAAAGAGAATTTCCGCCCCCTTCCTGTTTATCGGGGCTTCTATCGCAATCCCGGTCAAATCTTTCAGCTCATCCAGGGCAAAATCAAAGGTTTCTTTCAATGCATGCGGCGGAACGCCCAGATGATTGCCTGTCCTGAACGAGTTCGATGCAGGCTCTACAACCCACTGTACATTACATCCCACAAGGTTCAGAAGCTCCCTCCCCATCATGGTAATTTCACTTGTATCAATGCCGTAAGGACAGAAGACTGAGCAGCGCCTGCATTCCGTACACTGGAAAAAATAGTAGAACCATTCTTTCAACACCTCTTCTGTCAGGTCTCTTGCACCGGCAAGCCTTCCCAGGAGCTTTCCCGCAACAGTGAAATACCTCCGGTAGACAGACCGCAGGAGCTCTGCCCGGAGTACCGGCATGTTCTTCGGATCACCGGAGCCGATGAAGAAGTGGCATTTATCGGCGCAGGCCCCGCACCTGACACATATATCAAGGAAAAGTCTGAAAGAGCGATGCCTTTTGAGAAGCTTTCCCATCCCTTCAATAATGATCTCCTTCCAGTTTTCGGGGAGTTTCCAGTCTATGTCAGTGGGCTGCCATTCACGGGGATTCGGAAGCTCAAGGTATTCCTGATGTTTCAAGGGGGCGCTGTAACAATACGTCCCTTTCAGGAACTCAGGCTTTGTGTTCATCCAATCCTGCCCTTTCGGTTCAAGATTGACATCATTCAGCATTTCGTCAGGTGTTTTCACTTTATCCTCAACCATCTTTTTTCTTTGTTGAAACGCTCAAGTTTCAATTTTCTAAATTCTAATTTCTAAATTCTAAATTTCTTTTCATCTTTCCTTCTCCGTTGGCAGCCCCGCCTCTTTCATCGCTTCCCTGAAAATATCCTCCCATTCCTCGTAAGTACGCACCGCTACAGGGTAATCCCAGGGATTGACATGCCTTTTCATGCGGCTGTCATTCTTAAGGTTTCTCGTGGGACTTAAAAAGACCCCACCCATATGCATGAGTTTGCTGAAGGGAAAATAGGCAAACAGGGTACTCACCAAAAAAAGATGCACGTAAAAGACAAGACCGGTTTCTTTCGGGATAACCGGGTGCAAACCGACAATGCCCAGTGCAAACCTTTTTATTTCCATAATATCCACTTTATAAAAATATCTTAACAACATACCGGAAATGCATATGCCAAAAACAAGCAGCAGGGCGAAATAATCAGCAGGGAGAGATATATACCGAACCTGCGGGGAAGTCACCCTTCTGAAAAAGAGATATAAAAGTGCAACAATAATGCATATATCGGTCATTAACAGGGCCGGTAAGGCGATCTCAAAAATCCCGTCAATCCTTTGAAGCCATGCTATGTATGACGGTATTGGCTCAAGAAACAGCCTGAAATGTCTTATAAGGATTACCAGAAGCGACCAGTGGAACACCAATCCGGCAAGCCAGAGCCCTTTGTTGCCGTTGAAGAGGAGCTTCTGCCCCTCTTTCAATTCCGTACAATCATTTCTGAAAAGTGAACGGAAAAAGCATATTTCCAAGACCATGCGCCGCAATACCCCCCATGCGGTATATGGGCTTTCCGTGTTGTTTGCCTTGATCCACGGGAGTGATTTCGCCTGGCCGCAAACCGTCGGGATGGAAAACGGAACAGGAGAGCGAGCCCATGTGATGATACGGTATATAAAACCTGTAATAAAGATGACAAGCGCTGTATAAGGCATCACAACACCGAAAANNNNNNNNNNNNNNNNNNNNNNNNNNNNNNNNNNNNNNNNNNNNNNNNATTATTATTGAAAGAAGGGAATATAGAACGCCCATATTTATACTTATTAGATTATATCCTACGAAAAACATGTGTCAATCATTTTTCCAACTGTTTTTTCGGCTGACCCCGGGATCATAAATAAAATATGTTTCTGCCGGAGATAAGATATGAGATTGTCTTTGATATTTCATTCTGTTAGAATAGAATCTTGTTTTGACAGAAAATGCTTAACAGGAGGGCAAAAATGGGCAGACACGCATCCAATGATAAGTGTATGTTTTGCAATGGCATTTTTGCTGAAGACATAATGACAAGGCAAAGCAAAGAACTTAAATACCATGAAATCATGAAATAAAAGGAGGAGTAGTTATGGAAGACGACAGGATTTCTTACCACGAGTCAGTCCGCAAAGTTTACGATAGGATCAAAAGCGACAATATGACGAATATCTGGGACAGGTATGAAGCCCAGGGCATGGGCGGCAATCCTGACCAGAGATGTCCCTTCTGTCAGGGAGGGGTTCGGTGCGACCTCTGCTCAAACGGTCCCTGCAGGGCGGATGTAGCCAAAGACAAGAGGGGCGTCTGCGGCATCACCGGCGACGGCATGGCAATGCGCATGATGTTGCTCAGGAATGTCATGGGTGCATCTACTTATCACTACCATACCGAGCAGACTATTAAAACACTTAAGGCAACAGTAAACGGCAAGGGGCCTTTTAAGATTAAAAGCCCGGAAAAACTGGAAAAATTTGCAGAAAGGTTCGGCATACCTACAATAATATCTGAAGAGGAAACAGCGCTCATGCTGTGCAATTATGTGGAAGCTGATTTTAACAGAAAATATGATGAACCGAGTTATATTGTGGAAACCCTTGCCCCGAGGGAACGGACAAACCTGTGGAAGAAGCTTGGCATTATGCCGGGCGGGATTTACGGCGAGATGATGTTTGCTACAAGCTCGTGCCTGACCAACGTAGACGGCTACTATGTGAGCCTTGCATTAAAAGCAATGCGTCTTTCCATAGCAACGGCATACCAGAGTCAGATCGTAAACGAATACTGCCAGGACATCCTCTTTGGAATACCGGCACCGCACAACATGCGCGTTGACCTGGGAGTCCTTGATCCTGATTATGTGAATGTACTGCCGAACGGACATGAGCCTTTCCTCGGTTTTGCCATGGTACAGCTTGCAAGACAACCTGAGTGGCAGGAAAAGGCCAGGGCTGTAGGCGCAAAGGGCATGCGTATAATAGCAAATATCGAAGCAGGCCAGGAAATGATCCAGAGATGGGAAATGGATGATGTGTTCTACGGCTTTACCGGCAACTGGATCACGCAGGAGGCGGTCCTTGCAAGCGGTTGTATTGACCTCTTTGCCTGCGACATGAACTGCTCCATGCCTGTTGACCCCTTCTATGCCGAAAAATATAAATTCAGGCTCATTCCGGTAAGTCAGCTTGTTGCCTTTGAAGGGATTACGGATAGGATCAGCTATAGCCCCGAAGAAGCAGAAGGGCAGGCCGCCCAGCTCTTGCAGATGGCCATTGATAATTTTAAAGAACGCAGGGCCACCGTTAAACCGGTCATGCAACTGCCAATGAGGGAAGCAGTAGTAGGCTTTTCAACGGAAAGCATCCTTGAGGTCCTTGGAGGCACCCCGGAACCGCTGTTAAAGGCAATAGCCGGCGGGGCCATTCGCGGTATTGCAGGTCTTGTTTCATGTACATCCCTTCGAGATAGCGGACAGGACGTACACAGTATCCGGATTGCAAAAGAACTCATTAAACGCGATGTGCTGGTCCTTTCTATGGGCTGCGGCAACGGCGCCATGCAGGTTGCAGGTCTATGCAGCCTGGAGGCAAAGGAACTTGCAGGCAACGGCCTTAAGGCTGTATGCGAATTATTGAAAATCCCTCCTGTATTGAGCTACGGTACATGCACAGATACAGGGCGTATCGCCGATATGCTGTCAGCAATATCGGTTGCCCTGGGGAACGTACCCATACCGGATCTTCCCGTTGCAGCCGTTGCGCCTGAGTACATGGAACAGAAGGCAACGATTGATGCAGTCTTCGCCGTTGCTTTCGGACTCTATACATATGTCAACCCTGTTCCTACCGTGACAGGGGGACCGAACCTCGTGAAGCTCCTCACTGAAGATTGTAAGCAGGTAACCGGCGGCATTATGAGCGTTGAAAAAGACCCGGTCAAGGCAGTGGATGGTATATTGGCACATATTGAAGCAAACAGAAAGAAGCTGGGGATTTAAGATCAATTTATAACAGCACAGGGGCATGAATATCTCTACAAAGACCTTTGCATAACGCCGGTATTCTAAGTCTATCCGGATACTGAGTGTATGGATGAAGGAGTGAAGAAGCGGCATTATACCGAGTTGCATTCAAAAGCACGACCCACTATCGTGGGTGCCCCGGGCGTCGACAAGGAGCCGACCCTCCCTGCGGGAGGACAGGCGCAGGCATACGTAGCAGTATGTCGAGGAGTGCGACGAGGAGACAACGAAGGTATGCGAATGAAGGCAACTCGGTATTAATCGTTAGATTCTATTTTGTCTCTTTAGCTGCCTTGACGATGATGTTCCAGCCGAGACAGTTCCAGGGAAAGACAGACCCCAGCAATGTATCTATCCGGGTGAAAGATTCTATGCGATGAAACTGCTTGCCGGAGGATGGCGATGAAGGGAATTTATGGGGAATGATGTACGTCGAGCGCCAGGCAAAAGGCTTTAACCCTGCCTTTAAAAGTTTCTTTTTAAGGCTCCTGGGGGTATAGAAACGGAGATGTGTTGTATCCCATCCATACCAGTCCTTTTGGCGACGCATAACGCGATGATACATTCCTTCGATCAAATAATTAAGGGAAAAGGCATTCTGGGTACTTACTGTCAAGACCCCTTCGGGCGCAAGGCTTTGCGCGGCTGCATCGAGAAGGCCCTGATCGTCTTCAACGTGTTCGATGACATCTTTTAACAGAATGACATCGAAAGAGGCGCCAGGTTGAAAAGCAGGCCATCTTTCGCTCACAACAAACTC contains:
- the cooS gene encoding anaerobic carbon-monoxide dehydrogenase catalytic subunit, with product MEDDRISYHESVRKVYDRIKSDNMTNIWDRYEAQGMGGNPDQRCPFCQGGVRCDLCSNGPCRADVAKDKRGVCGITGDGMAMRMMLLRNVMGASTYHYHTEQTIKTLKATVNGKGPFKIKSPEKLEKFAERFGIPTIISEEETALMLCNYVEADFNRKYDEPSYIVETLAPRERTNLWKKLGIMPGGIYGEMMFATSSCLTNVDGYYVSLALKAMRLSIATAYQSQIVNEYCQDILFGIPAPHNMRVDLGVLDPDYVNVLPNGHEPFLGFAMVQLARQPEWQEKARAVGAKGMRIIANIEAGQEMIQRWEMDDVFYGFTGNWITQEAVLASGCIDLFACDMNCSMPVDPFYAEKYKFRLIPVSQLVAFEGITDRISYSPEEAEGQAAQLLQMAIDNFKERRATVKPVMQLPMREAVVGFSTESILEVLGGTPEPLLKAIAGGAIRGIAGLVSCTSLRDSGQDVHSIRIAKELIKRDVLVLSMGCGNGAMQVAGLCSLEAKELAGNGLKAVCELLKIPPVLSYGTCTDTGRIADMLSAISVALGNVPIPDLPVAAVAPEYMEQKATIDAVFAVAFGLYTYVNPVPTVTGGPNLVKLLTEDCKQVTGGIMSVEKDPVKAVDGILAHIEANRKKLGI
- a CDS encoding (Fe-S)-binding protein; amino-acid sequence: MVEDKVKTPDEMLNDVNLEPKGQDWMNTKPEFLKGTYCYSAPLKHQEYLELPNPREWQPTDIDWKLPENWKEIIIEGMGKLLKRHRSFRLFLDICVRCGACADKCHFFIGSGDPKNMPVLRAELLRSVYRRYFTVAGKLLGRLAGARDLTEEVLKEWFYYFFQCTECRRCSVFCPYGIDTSEITMMGRELLNLVGCNVQWVVEPASNSFRTGNHLGVPPHALKETFDFALDELKDLTGIAIEAPINRKGAEILFVAPSADYFASPHWFTFLGYLMLFHEIGLDYTWSAFASEGGNFGLFHSSELAKRLNAKIYEEAKRLKVKWILGGECGHMWRVIHQYMDTFNGPANFMEEPKSPITGTKFENAKSAKMVHIAEFTADLIYHNKLRFDKSRNDKHRITFHDSCNPARSMGLFEEPRYIINNVCNAFYEMPENTIRERTFCCGSGAGLGADENIEMRLRGGFPRANAVKYVREKHDVNMLACMCAIDKASLPPLLEYWVPGVEVCGVHELVGNALIMKGEKERTTNLRGEPLE
- the dsrJ gene encoding sulfate reduction electron transfer complex DsrMKJOP subunit DsrJ — its product is MYDTGKIITGIILFLIIMLSPFWYNAFTGRAGYVPDLKVATDARQCVEDAQYMKARHMDLLNYWKKVAVRESTKSYTGRDGKTYTISLTGTCMGCHSSKAEFCDRCHDYAGVKPVCWDCHNVPQAYAKKVVNSE
- the dsrM gene encoding sulfate reduction electron transfer complex DsrMKJOP subunit DsrM, with translation FGVVMPYTALVIFITGFIYRIITWARSPVPFSIPTVCGQAKSLPWIKANNTESPYTAWGVLRRMVLEICFFRSLFRNDCTELKEGQKLLFNGNKGLWLAGLVFHWSLLVILIRHFRLFLEPIPSYIAWLQRIDGIFEIALPALLMTDICIIVALLYLFFRRVTSPQVRYISLPADYFALLLVFGICISGMLLRYFYKVDIMEIKRFALGIVGLHPVIPKETGLVFYVHLFLVSTLFAYFPFSKLMHMGGVFLSPTRNLKNDSRMKRHVNPWDYPVAVRTYEEWEDIFREAMKEAGLPTEKER
- a CDS encoding methyltransferase domain-containing protein, encoding MKRKRYSEDHWIRSEHIEKALQAYMDQQSKAYSRIKNMFIRALLGDLKGKRFLDYGCGAGIFLVYAARLGAARIVGVDAEETVLSTARYLTEKEGVQDKCEFVVSERWPAFQPGASFDVILLKDVIEHVEDDQGLLDAAAQSLAPEGVLTVSTQNAFSLNYLIEGMYHRVMRRQKDWYGWDTTHLRFYTPRSLKKKLLKAGLKPFAWRSTYIIPHKFPSSPSSGKQFHRIESFTRIDTLLGSVFPWNCLGWNIIVKAAKETK